The Candidatus Tanganyikabacteria bacterium genome includes a window with the following:
- the miaB gene encoding tRNA (N6-isopentenyl adenosine(37)-C2)-methylthiotransferase MiaB, producing the protein MARVFLKSFGCQMNLSDGERVLGLLGERGFGFTDDESAADVLVVNTCAIREKAEDKLFSLLGEWRALKRRQPDLVIAVMGCVAQSAKDEIRRRNPAVDVVVGTHNFHELPDLVAEVLVNRQPITRIGKLRDAIPDDLPARREGRYHGWVPVIYGCSYFCSFCIVPFTRGPFQSRQPEQIEREVRSLVGEGVKEITLLGQTVDHYGKDLADGPTTLAALLRRLSPIPGLDRIRFLTSHPVDLDEELVRTVAELPNVTEYFHFPIQAGSDKVLAEMKRQHTVAEYLAKVAMIRRHIPDAAISGDLIVGFPGETDRDFEATLQVVREVEFDTNNTATYSIRPWTPAGKRPDQVPDEIKRERLQRLNECVAETALRRNRRLVGSIQEVLVEGPSSRNPEIYTGRTRGNKECFFPGTTDLAGRLVEVEITDARPFTLRGAVVTESKEPARHGQDAAGAIASAAY; encoded by the coding sequence ATGGCCAGAGTCTTCCTGAAATCCTTCGGCTGCCAGATGAACCTCTCCGACGGGGAGCGGGTGCTGGGGCTCCTGGGCGAGCGCGGGTTCGGTTTCACCGACGACGAGAGTGCCGCCGACGTCCTGGTGGTCAACACCTGCGCGATCCGCGAGAAGGCCGAGGACAAGCTCTTCTCGCTGCTGGGCGAGTGGCGGGCGCTCAAGCGCCGGCAACCCGACCTGGTGATCGCCGTGATGGGCTGCGTGGCCCAGAGCGCCAAGGACGAGATTCGCAGGAGGAATCCGGCCGTGGACGTGGTCGTGGGCACCCACAACTTCCACGAACTGCCCGATCTGGTGGCGGAAGTGCTGGTCAACCGCCAGCCGATCACGCGCATCGGCAAGTTGCGCGACGCCATCCCCGACGACCTGCCGGCGCGCCGCGAGGGCAGATACCATGGCTGGGTGCCCGTCATCTACGGCTGCTCGTACTTCTGCTCGTTCTGCATCGTGCCGTTCACCCGCGGGCCCTTCCAGAGCCGGCAACCCGAGCAGATCGAACGCGAGGTGCGTTCCCTGGTCGGCGAGGGCGTCAAGGAGATCACCTTGCTGGGCCAGACCGTCGATCACTACGGCAAGGACCTCGCGGACGGCCCCACAACCCTGGCGGCCCTGCTCCGCAGGCTGTCGCCCATCCCGGGCCTCGACCGCATCCGCTTCCTCACGTCCCACCCGGTGGACCTCGACGAGGAACTGGTGCGCACCGTGGCCGAATTGCCAAACGTCACCGAGTACTTCCACTTCCCCATCCAGGCCGGCTCCGACAAGGTCCTGGCCGAGATGAAGCGGCAGCACACCGTGGCCGAGTACCTGGCGAAAGTCGCCATGATCCGCCGCCACATCCCCGACGCGGCCATTTCTGGCGACCTGATCGTGGGCTTCCCGGGCGAGACCGACAGGGACTTCGAGGCGACGCTGCAAGTGGTCCGCGAGGTCGAGTTCGACACCAACAACACGGCCACCTACTCGATCCGCCCCTGGACGCCCGCCGGCAAGCGCCCCGACCAGGTACCCGATGAGATCAAGCGCGAGCGCCTGCAACGCCTCAACGAGTGCGTCGCGGAGACGGCCCTGCGCCGCAATCGCCGGCTGGTCGGCTCCATCCAGGAGGTTCTCGTCGAGGGCCCCTCCTCGCGCAATCCCGAGATCTACACCGGTCGCACGCGCGGCAACAAGGAGTGCTTCTTCCCCGGCACGACGGATCTGGCCGGCCGCCTGGTAGAGGTCGAGATCACCGATGCGCGCCCCTTCACCCTGCGAGGCGCGGTTGTAACGGAATCTAAAGAGCCCGCAAGGCACGGCCAAGATGCCGCCGGCGCCATCGCTTCGGCCGCTTATTAA